A genomic window from Microbacterium sp. ET2 includes:
- a CDS encoding LacI family DNA-binding transcriptional regulator encodes MGSRPTITDVARAAGVSAATVSKAVNGRYGVAPDTVERVLQVVAELGYESSLVASSMRSRRTGVIGVLVADFEPFSAEIMKGVGRALRDTHYDLLAYSGSRQQNGEGWERRSLSRLSGTLIDGVIMVTPTVVGASAEVPIVAVDPHTGRADLPTVESDSFAGAREATRYLLELGHRRIGFIAGRPDLRSSILRDAGYRRALSDAGVAYDPSLVRVGMYQPDVVREQARGLLGQDRPPTAVFAANDLSALGLIDVAAGMGLRIPDDLSVIGFDDIPDATQGPVSLTTVRQPMQGLGATAAGMLVALMNGDTLDATHVGLATRLVVRGTTAPPPR; translated from the coding sequence ATGGGTTCCCGTCCGACCATCACCGATGTCGCCCGCGCCGCGGGTGTCTCGGCGGCGACGGTGTCCAAAGCCGTGAACGGCCGGTACGGTGTCGCCCCCGACACCGTGGAGCGCGTGCTGCAGGTCGTCGCCGAGCTCGGCTACGAGTCGAGCCTCGTCGCCTCGAGCATGCGATCGCGCAGGACCGGCGTCATCGGGGTGCTGGTGGCGGACTTCGAGCCGTTCAGCGCCGAGATCATGAAGGGCGTGGGACGGGCTCTGCGCGACACGCACTACGATCTCCTGGCGTACAGCGGCTCGCGTCAGCAGAACGGCGAGGGCTGGGAGCGCCGTTCGCTCAGCAGGCTCAGCGGAACGCTGATCGACGGGGTCATCATGGTCACCCCGACGGTGGTCGGCGCGAGCGCCGAGGTGCCGATCGTCGCCGTCGACCCCCACACCGGTCGTGCCGACCTTCCCACGGTCGAATCCGACAGCTTCGCCGGTGCACGCGAGGCCACCCGGTACCTGCTCGAACTGGGGCACCGGCGCATCGGCTTCATCGCCGGGCGCCCGGACCTCCGGTCATCCATCCTCCGAGACGCCGGGTACCGTCGCGCTCTGTCCGATGCCGGCGTCGCCTACGACCCCTCGCTCGTGCGGGTCGGTATGTACCAGCCCGACGTGGTGCGCGAGCAGGCCCGCGGGCTTCTCGGTCAGGACCGCCCGCCGACCGCCGTCTTCGCGGCGAACGACCTTTCCGCGCTCGGCCTCATCGACGTCGCGGCGGGGATGGGACTGCGAATCCCCGACGACCTCTCGGTGATCGGGTTCGACGACATCCCCGACGCGACGCAGGGGCCGGTGTCGCTGACGACCGTGCGTCAGCCGATGCAGGGGCTCGGTGCGACCGCCGCCGGCATGCTGGTCGCGCTGATGAACGGCGACACGCTCGACGCCACGCACGTGGGGCTGGCGACGCGGTTGGTGGTCAGGGGGACGACGGCACCGCCGCCGCGCTGA
- a CDS encoding mannitol dehydrogenase family protein: MTPPPPPRLTRDALVEAGRARRPAPIRIVHIGIGAFHRTHQAWYTSRAGDAENWGIAGFTGRSPGVADQLAAQGGVYTLVERGRDGDRFHIVDSISEARASVDLDRFVALVSAPATSVVSMTITEAGYYLAADGRLDTDHPDVVADLTALRDGRPGVLHTPAARLTLALRDRAAKGAGPIAVVPCDNLPDNGRAIERSVTDVAVALGWDPTAWQVSFVSTSIDRITPHTTPNDLRAVEDATGFRDEAAVVAEPFSDWVLAGDFPAGRPRWEDTGARFVGDIAPFERRKLLMLNGGHLALAFRGLLRGCTTVAEAMGDPACRVALDRFWDEAERAVGAGAETAGYRRQLVERFENDRIGHRLDQIAVDTATKVRLRVLPVLSAEREVGGLADGALGVIRDWSVGARRGAFPAGITRLDDLTSGATSVDRELISAAIVAS; encoded by the coding sequence CCCGCGCCCATCAGGATCGTCCACATCGGCATCGGCGCCTTCCACCGCACGCATCAGGCCTGGTACACCTCCCGCGCCGGTGATGCGGAGAACTGGGGAATCGCCGGGTTCACCGGACGCAGCCCTGGGGTGGCCGATCAGCTGGCCGCCCAAGGCGGGGTGTACACCTTGGTCGAGCGCGGGCGGGACGGCGATCGCTTCCATATCGTGGACAGCATCAGTGAAGCGCGCGCCTCCGTGGATCTCGACCGCTTCGTCGCGCTGGTCTCGGCACCCGCGACGTCAGTCGTCAGCATGACGATCACCGAAGCGGGCTACTACCTGGCTGCCGACGGACGTCTCGACACCGATCATCCCGACGTCGTCGCCGACCTGACGGCCCTCCGGGACGGCCGCCCGGGTGTCCTCCACACGCCCGCTGCGCGGCTGACCCTCGCCCTGCGCGATCGAGCCGCCAAGGGAGCCGGTCCGATCGCCGTGGTGCCCTGCGACAACCTGCCCGACAACGGCCGCGCGATCGAGCGTTCGGTCACCGATGTCGCCGTCGCGCTCGGCTGGGATCCCACCGCATGGCAGGTGTCGTTCGTCTCCACGAGCATCGATCGCATCACCCCCCACACGACGCCAAATGACCTTCGCGCGGTCGAGGACGCCACGGGCTTCCGCGACGAGGCCGCGGTGGTGGCCGAGCCATTCTCGGACTGGGTCCTTGCCGGTGACTTCCCCGCAGGACGTCCGCGCTGGGAGGACACCGGCGCGCGCTTCGTCGGCGACATCGCCCCCTTCGAACGCCGGAAGCTGTTGATGCTCAACGGCGGGCATTTAGCGCTCGCGTTCCGAGGTCTACTCCGCGGCTGCACCACGGTGGCCGAGGCCATGGGTGATCCCGCTTGCCGAGTAGCACTCGACCGGTTCTGGGACGAGGCGGAACGCGCCGTCGGAGCCGGCGCGGAGACCGCAGGCTATCGCCGCCAACTCGTCGAGCGCTTCGAGAACGACCGCATCGGTCATCGACTCGACCAGATCGCCGTGGACACCGCCACGAAAGTGCGGCTGCGGGTGCTGCCCGTCCTCTCCGCCGAACGAGAGGTCGGGGGCCTCGCGGACGGTGCGCTCGGCGTTATCCGCGATTGGTCTGTCGGCGCCCGCCGCGGGGCGTTCCCCGCGGGGATCACGCGGCTCGACGATCTGACGTCGGGCGCGACATCGGTCGACCGCGAACTCATATCGGCTGCGATCGTCGCCAGCTGA
- the manD gene encoding D-mannonate dehydratase ManD — translation MNIERAEVIVTSPDRNFVTLKLTTDDGLTGLGDATLNGRELAVVSYLRDHIVPLLLGRDAHRIEDTWQFLYRSAYWRRGPVTMAAIAAVDMALWDIKGKAAGMPVYQLLGGASRTGLLAYGHASGKELPELFDSIRAHQEQGYRAIRVQTGVPGLTSIYGIASNATYEANTDVRYDHEPAQRGAVPAQEDWDTRSYLRHVPTVFEAVRHEFGAEIPLLHDAHHRLTPIQAAQLGKSVESFDLFWLEDCTPAENQEALRLVRTHTTTPLAIGEIFNTVWDYQQIIREQLIDYVRSAVTHTGGISHLKKVLDYAAQYQIKSGMHGPTDISPVGMAAAMHLGLSIHNFGIQEYMQHGEKTNSVFRTSFTWEDGMLHPGDEPGLGVHLDADNAGRYPYVQAYLPYNRLADGTVHDW, via the coding sequence ATGAACATCGAACGCGCCGAAGTGATCGTCACGAGCCCCGACCGCAACTTCGTGACCCTGAAATTGACGACCGACGACGGCCTCACCGGCCTCGGCGACGCCACCCTGAACGGGCGCGAGCTCGCGGTCGTCTCCTACCTGCGCGACCACATCGTGCCGTTGCTACTCGGCCGCGACGCGCACCGCATCGAGGATACGTGGCAGTTCCTCTACCGCAGCGCTTACTGGCGGCGCGGTCCGGTCACGATGGCCGCGATCGCCGCCGTCGACATGGCGCTGTGGGATATCAAGGGCAAGGCTGCCGGCATGCCGGTGTACCAGTTGCTCGGCGGCGCCTCGCGCACCGGGTTGCTCGCCTATGGACACGCCTCGGGCAAAGAGCTGCCGGAGTTGTTCGACAGCATCCGGGCGCACCAGGAGCAGGGATACCGCGCCATCCGTGTTCAGACCGGAGTGCCCGGCCTGACATCGATCTACGGCATCGCGTCGAACGCGACGTACGAAGCCAACACGGATGTGCGCTACGACCACGAGCCTGCCCAGCGCGGAGCGGTGCCTGCACAGGAAGACTGGGACACCCGGTCCTACCTGCGCCACGTGCCCACGGTCTTCGAGGCCGTCCGCCATGAGTTCGGTGCCGAGATTCCCCTTCTGCACGACGCGCACCATCGGCTGACTCCGATCCAGGCAGCGCAGCTCGGCAAGAGCGTGGAATCTTTCGATCTGTTCTGGCTGGAGGACTGCACCCCTGCCGAGAACCAGGAGGCTCTCCGCCTCGTTCGCACGCACACCACCACGCCGCTTGCGATCGGTGAGATCTTCAACACCGTCTGGGACTATCAGCAGATCATCCGAGAGCAGCTCATCGACTACGTCCGATCGGCGGTCACACACACCGGAGGCATCTCCCACCTGAAAAAGGTGCTCGACTATGCCGCTCAGTATCAGATCAAGTCGGGGATGCACGGCCCCACCGACATCTCCCCAGTAGGCATGGCCGCCGCCATGCACCTCGGTCTGTCGATCCACAACTTCGGCATTCAGGAATACATGCAGCACGGGGAGAAGACGAACTCCGTCTTCCGCACGTCTTTCACCTGGGAGGACGGCATGCTCCATCCCGGCGACGAACCGGGTCTGGGCGTGCACCTCGACGCCGATAATGCCGGGCGCTACCCGTACGTACAGGCTTATCTGCCGTACAACCGTCTCGCCGACGGCACGGTCCACGACTGGTGA
- a CDS encoding ROK family transcriptional regulator: MSLVGPGGRQRNLSTILTLLHRLGPLSRASLTEATRLNRSTIADLVGQLVRHGLVTERAPDPARRVGRPSPIVAVSPRVVAVAVNPEVDAITLAVVRLDQTTVIRERHEVDRPPTPEEATALLAARLEAWRRGVLADAAIVGIGLAVPGLVRASDGLVRDAPHLHWRDVPLGDLVAEATGLLTRVANDASLGAMAEHLFGAARGVDDVVYLNGGASGIGGGLIVGGVTVGGSGGYAGEFGQNRPGIADGADRLAADGVLEDEVSRSRLLAAVGLDSADEPTLAAALADPPDPGTRAAVSAEVERQRRILSTALANAVNVLNPSVVVLGGFLATIADVDVAGLLARVRAQAMPAATEDLQLRLASLAEDRLLIGAAEVVFDALLADPSSALELAGSVDVDAEVSAAAVPSSP; this comes from the coding sequence ATGAGTCTGGTCGGGCCCGGCGGTCGACAGCGGAACCTGTCGACGATCCTGACGCTGCTGCATCGCCTCGGCCCGCTCTCACGGGCGAGTCTCACCGAGGCCACGCGACTCAATCGATCGACGATCGCCGACCTCGTCGGTCAGCTCGTCCGCCACGGTCTGGTGACCGAGCGCGCCCCCGACCCGGCCCGCCGGGTGGGGAGGCCCTCGCCGATCGTCGCGGTCTCGCCGCGGGTCGTCGCGGTCGCCGTGAATCCGGAGGTCGACGCGATCACGCTCGCCGTCGTCCGCCTCGATCAGACGACCGTGATCCGCGAACGCCATGAGGTCGACCGGCCCCCGACTCCCGAGGAGGCCACCGCTCTCCTCGCCGCGCGGTTGGAGGCGTGGCGCCGCGGCGTGCTCGCCGACGCCGCGATCGTGGGGATCGGCCTCGCTGTGCCGGGCCTCGTGCGTGCCTCCGACGGTCTGGTCCGTGACGCCCCCCACCTGCACTGGCGCGATGTGCCACTCGGCGACCTCGTCGCCGAGGCGACGGGCCTGCTCACCCGGGTCGCCAACGACGCCAGCCTGGGGGCGATGGCCGAGCACCTCTTCGGAGCGGCCCGCGGCGTCGACGACGTCGTCTACCTCAACGGCGGCGCGAGCGGCATCGGCGGCGGCCTCATCGTGGGCGGTGTCACGGTGGGGGGCTCCGGCGGGTACGCCGGCGAGTTCGGTCAGAACCGGCCCGGGATCGCCGACGGCGCAGACCGGCTGGCCGCCGACGGCGTGCTCGAAGACGAGGTCAGCAGGTCGCGGCTCCTCGCGGCCGTCGGGCTCGATTCCGCCGACGAGCCCACCCTCGCCGCCGCCCTCGCCGACCCGCCTGATCCCGGCACCCGCGCCGCCGTCTCGGCCGAGGTCGAGCGGCAGCGCCGCATCCTGTCCACCGCCCTCGCCAACGCGGTGAACGTCCTGAACCCCTCCGTGGTCGTGCTCGGCGGGTTTCTGGCGACCATCGCCGACGTGGATGTCGCCGGCCTTCTCGCGCGCGTGCGTGCGCAGGCGATGCCGGCGGCGACCGAAGACCTGCAGCTGCGCCTGGCCTCGCTCGCGGAGGACCGCCTGCTCATCGGCGCGGCCGAAGTCGTCTTCGACGCCCTCTTGGCGGATCCGTCGAGCGCTCTGGAGCTCGCCGGATCCGTCGATGTTGACGCCGAGGTCAGCGCGGCGGCGGTGCCGTCGTCCCCCTGA
- a CDS encoding LacI family DNA-binding transcriptional regulator — translation MSTSGTRVTLAQLAEEAGVSIATMSKVLNGRTDVASATRARIEQLLAEHGYTRRAASRRSDYVELVLHELEPSWSADMITGVETVAAEAGLSTVLTLSGDRHAPGDEWIDGVLRRSPAAVILVFSDLAPAHRDKLKRRGIPFVIVDPSGDPAADVPAVGSANWTGGLVATRHLIELGHRRIAAITGPSDALCSHARLDGYRSAMNAAGLPVDPNWVRFGDFHPSGGEVWARELLALEERPTAIFAGSDLQAIGVIAAARAAGLDVPTDLSVVGYDDIALARWFSPQLTTIHQPLRRMGEEATRLALRLGTGGQPETLRMDLATHLVVRESTAPAQPRPDARAAVET, via the coding sequence ATGAGCACAAGCGGCACGCGCGTCACGCTGGCGCAGCTGGCCGAGGAGGCCGGGGTCTCGATCGCGACGATGTCGAAGGTCCTCAACGGCCGGACGGATGTCGCCTCGGCGACCCGGGCGCGGATCGAGCAGCTCCTCGCAGAGCACGGCTACACCCGCCGTGCGGCCAGCCGACGCAGCGACTACGTCGAGCTGGTCCTCCACGAGCTCGAGCCGAGCTGGTCGGCGGACATGATCACCGGGGTGGAGACCGTCGCGGCGGAAGCGGGGCTGTCGACCGTGCTCACGCTCAGCGGCGACCGGCACGCACCCGGCGACGAGTGGATCGACGGCGTCCTGCGCCGGAGCCCGGCCGCCGTCATCCTCGTCTTCTCGGACCTCGCGCCCGCCCACCGCGACAAACTCAAGCGGCGCGGCATCCCGTTCGTCATCGTCGACCCGTCCGGCGATCCGGCCGCCGACGTGCCGGCGGTCGGATCGGCGAACTGGACGGGAGGCCTCGTGGCCACCCGGCACCTCATCGAACTCGGACATCGGCGGATCGCCGCCATCACCGGACCTTCCGACGCGCTGTGCTCCCACGCGCGCCTCGACGGCTACCGCTCGGCGATGAATGCCGCGGGGCTCCCTGTCGATCCGAATTGGGTGCGCTTCGGCGACTTCCACCCCTCGGGCGGCGAGGTGTGGGCACGTGAGCTCCTCGCTCTCGAGGAACGCCCGACGGCGATCTTCGCGGGGAGCGACCTGCAGGCGATCGGCGTCATCGCCGCGGCACGGGCAGCCGGGCTGGACGTCCCCACCGACCTGTCGGTCGTCGGGTACGACGACATCGCTCTGGCGCGCTGGTTCAGCCCGCAGCTCACGACCATCCATCAGCCGCTGCGCCGGATGGGCGAGGAGGCGACCCGGCTCGCGCTCCGGCTGGGCACGGGCGGCCAGCCGGAAACGCTGCGCATGGATCTCGCCACTCACCTGGTGGTGCGGGAGAGCACGGCGCCGGCGCAGCCGCGACCCGACGCCCGAGCGGCCGTCGAAACTTAA
- a CDS encoding ABC transporter substrate-binding protein, with translation MKASRITAGAVSLLAGALVLSACSGGGGGESADGSVEMTLWQNSTTGPGQEFWQNAIDSFMEENPGVTIEMQSVQNEDLDGLLQTALNAGDPPDIFLQRGGGKMADMVNAGQLKDLTDVISDDVRAEIPEGSFAAETYQDSVWAMPLSVLPGGFWYSEDAFAAAGVEETPTSIAELESAVESLKETGIAPIALGAQDAWPAAHWYYFFALRECSPEVIEETGDSKDFSDECWTRAAENLQDFAAIEPFNEGFLTTPAQQGAGSSAGLLANRQAAMELMGAWNPGVIASLTPDEQPLPDLAWFPFPEIEGGEGEPGSMMGGVDGYSCAEQAPDECVDFLNFIASAEQQQLYYEAFQSPPVNTVAQESVTEPYLQQILEAYNSAPFVSQWLDTVLGQNVGNALNVAVVDMLAGNSDPEQFIQSVNTAGAQG, from the coding sequence ATGAAAGCCAGCAGAATCACAGCGGGCGCAGTGTCACTGCTCGCCGGCGCGCTCGTGCTGAGCGCATGCTCCGGCGGAGGAGGCGGCGAGTCCGCTGACGGCAGCGTCGAAATGACGCTGTGGCAGAACTCCACGACGGGCCCCGGCCAGGAGTTCTGGCAGAACGCGATCGACTCCTTCATGGAGGAGAACCCCGGCGTCACCATCGAGATGCAGTCGGTGCAGAACGAAGACCTCGACGGTCTGCTCCAGACCGCGCTGAACGCCGGCGACCCGCCGGACATCTTCCTCCAGCGCGGCGGCGGCAAGATGGCCGACATGGTCAACGCGGGTCAGCTCAAGGACCTCACCGACGTGATCTCCGACGACGTGCGCGCCGAGATCCCCGAAGGGTCCTTCGCGGCGGAGACCTACCAGGACTCGGTGTGGGCCATGCCGCTCTCGGTTCTGCCCGGTGGCTTCTGGTACAGCGAGGACGCCTTCGCCGCGGCCGGGGTCGAGGAGACCCCCACCTCGATCGCCGAACTCGAATCCGCCGTCGAGTCGCTCAAGGAGACCGGCATCGCGCCGATCGCCCTCGGCGCCCAGGACGCCTGGCCGGCCGCTCACTGGTACTACTTCTTCGCCCTCCGCGAGTGCAGCCCCGAGGTGATCGAGGAGACCGGCGACTCGAAGGACTTCAGCGACGAGTGCTGGACGCGCGCCGCCGAGAACCTCCAGGACTTCGCCGCGATCGAGCCCTTCAACGAGGGCTTCCTGACCACCCCCGCCCAGCAGGGCGCCGGCTCGTCGGCAGGCCTCCTGGCCAACCGCCAGGCGGCGATGGAGCTCATGGGCGCCTGGAACCCGGGTGTCATCGCCTCCCTCACGCCGGACGAGCAGCCGCTCCCCGACCTCGCCTGGTTCCCGTTCCCCGAGATCGAGGGCGGCGAGGGCGAGCCCGGCTCGATGATGGGCGGTGTCGACGGGTACTCGTGCGCCGAGCAGGCTCCCGACGAGTGCGTCGACTTCCTGAACTTCATCGCCAGCGCCGAGCAGCAGCAGCTGTACTACGAGGCGTTCCAGTCGCCCCCGGTGAACACCGTGGCGCAGGAATCGGTCACCGAGCCCTACCTGCAGCAGATCCTCGAGGCGTACAACAGCGCCCCGTTCGTCTCGCAGTGGCTCGACACGGTCCTCGGCCAGAACGTCGGCAACGCGCTGAACGTGGCGGTCGTCGACATGCTCGCGGGCAACAGCGACCCCGAGCAGTTCATCCAATCGGTCAACACGGCGGGTGCGCAGGGCTGA
- a CDS encoding endo-1,4-beta-xylanase — MRRHRARSAAAAVLAAAALIVAPLSAASAADTVIASADFEDGTTGDWIASGGGENTLSVVDLDGSQVLQVADRADDFTGIQSPAGIFEAGTTYSVSARIKLAEGTADQSARFVMKPAYTWIGPTTATAADWTTISGEYTIPADANLPEHQLYIGTGDAESGTFTYYLDDLVVTALDTDPAEPTEPTDPGTPPVTGPTALSNDFEEGLGGWVPRDSGSGAPTVALTSDDAQQGTQAAALTGRTSQGSGFGHDIAELQADTTYEVTAWVRFGAGQPTSPVWLSLQRDYQGATTFSTLAQFADVTNSGWTQVRASFPLQAFDTGLLYFETDYNGTNTSDLYFDDIQVSVPEPGEIQDLTPLQDTLDVPVGVAIDSRETTGVASELLLRHFDQITGENYMKPEAWYDANGQFRANPEAVALMDFAEANDLAVYGHVLVWHSQTPAFFFEAADGSPLTTSDGDKQILRDRLREHIFNVAEWLATEYGEFGGTNPLNAWDVVNEVVSDGSEYADGLRRSEWYRILGEEFIDLSFQYADEAFNDVYAADGTDRPVTLFINDYNTEQSGKQGRYLALVERLLERGVPIDGVGHQFHVSLAMPVSALEQAITTFADLPVTQVVTELDVTTGTPVSEALLIEQGYYYRDAFRVFRENIDELYSVTVWGLTDGRSWRSANGAPLLFDDAYQGKPAYFGAVDEELPARQRSAFVFGGSVPVDDTATTSAEWERLPLLPIEQTGAFQLRWEPGTLTAYVEVTDGSMDDGDGVTFDVGGQQYAVARDGEGDVSASVTETETGYRVVAALPLGDADLGEVVRFDVRIADGDSSAGWNTAGELGNLTLVEPLSFVEVVEASETPTIDGAVDDAWAAANAVTTDRQIEGTAGATASVRTLWQDNALFVLAEVADPVVDVSGSDPWIQDSVEIYVDAGNVKNGSYRYDDTQIRISAAGAVSFGTGDEAFQRNRVESQVTTVDGGYVVEARISLLDSGGEGTFHGLDFQVNDASDGARTGIRNWADPTGAGYQSTARWGVGELVAADDTTPTEPGEPTTPTEPGAPGEPGTPTTPPAPGGSDGGAADDPGNPLASTGGGLPIGLGLAGLLALLAGAILVQRRRERMQG; from the coding sequence GTGAGACGACATCGTGCTCGATCCGCTGCAGCCGCCGTCCTGGCAGCCGCAGCTCTGATCGTCGCCCCCCTGTCGGCCGCCTCCGCAGCCGACACCGTCATCGCCTCGGCCGACTTCGAGGACGGCACGACCGGCGATTGGATCGCCAGCGGAGGAGGTGAGAACACCCTCTCCGTCGTCGACCTCGACGGCTCGCAGGTCCTGCAGGTCGCCGACCGCGCCGACGATTTCACCGGCATCCAGAGCCCCGCCGGGATCTTCGAGGCAGGAACGACCTACAGCGTCTCGGCCCGCATCAAGCTGGCCGAAGGCACCGCAGACCAGTCGGCGCGCTTCGTGATGAAACCGGCCTACACGTGGATCGGGCCGACCACCGCCACCGCCGCCGACTGGACCACCATCAGCGGCGAGTACACCATCCCCGCCGACGCGAACCTGCCCGAGCACCAGCTCTACATCGGTACGGGCGACGCCGAGTCGGGGACGTTCACCTACTACCTTGACGACCTCGTCGTCACGGCGCTCGACACCGATCCCGCCGAGCCGACCGAGCCGACCGACCCCGGCACCCCGCCGGTGACCGGTCCGACCGCGCTCTCGAACGACTTCGAAGAGGGCCTCGGCGGATGGGTTCCGCGCGACAGCGGCAGCGGCGCCCCGACGGTGGCGCTCACCAGCGACGATGCGCAGCAGGGCACCCAGGCGGCAGCTCTGACGGGCCGCACCTCGCAGGGCTCGGGCTTCGGCCACGACATCGCCGAGCTCCAGGCCGACACCACCTACGAGGTCACGGCATGGGTGCGCTTCGGCGCTGGTCAGCCGACGAGTCCGGTCTGGCTGAGCCTGCAGCGCGACTACCAGGGGGCGACGACGTTCTCGACACTCGCGCAGTTCGCGGACGTCACCAACTCGGGGTGGACGCAGGTGCGGGCATCCTTCCCTCTCCAGGCGTTCGACACAGGTCTGCTCTACTTCGAGACGGACTACAACGGCACCAACACGTCCGACCTGTACTTCGACGACATCCAGGTGAGCGTCCCCGAGCCCGGCGAGATCCAGGACCTCACGCCGCTCCAGGACACACTGGACGTCCCGGTGGGTGTAGCGATCGACAGCCGGGAGACGACGGGCGTCGCCTCGGAGCTGCTGCTGCGCCACTTCGACCAGATCACGGGTGAGAACTACATGAAGCCCGAGGCCTGGTACGACGCGAACGGCCAGTTCCGCGCCAACCCCGAAGCCGTCGCGCTGATGGACTTCGCCGAGGCCAACGACCTCGCGGTGTACGGGCACGTGCTGGTGTGGCACAGCCAGACGCCGGCGTTCTTCTTCGAGGCAGCCGACGGCTCACCGCTCACCACGAGCGATGGCGACAAGCAGATCCTGCGGGACCGCCTCCGCGAGCACATCTTCAACGTCGCCGAGTGGCTCGCCACCGAGTACGGCGAGTTCGGCGGCACCAACCCGCTGAACGCGTGGGACGTGGTCAACGAGGTCGTCTCCGACGGCTCCGAGTACGCCGACGGCCTCCGTCGAAGCGAGTGGTACCGCATCCTCGGTGAGGAGTTCATCGACCTGTCGTTCCAGTACGCCGACGAAGCGTTCAACGACGTCTACGCCGCCGACGGGACCGACCGCCCGGTGACCCTCTTCATCAACGACTACAACACCGAGCAGTCGGGCAAGCAGGGGCGCTACCTGGCGCTCGTCGAGCGGCTCCTCGAGCGCGGCGTGCCGATCGACGGTGTCGGACACCAGTTCCACGTGAGCCTGGCGATGCCCGTCTCGGCACTGGAGCAGGCGATCACGACGTTCGCCGACCTGCCGGTGACCCAGGTGGTCACCGAGCTCGACGTCACCACGGGAACCCCGGTGAGCGAAGCGCTGCTGATCGAACAGGGCTACTACTACCGCGACGCGTTCCGGGTGTTCCGCGAGAACATCGACGAGCTCTACAGCGTCACCGTGTGGGGCCTCACCGACGGTCGCAGCTGGCGCTCCGCCAACGGCGCTCCCCTGCTGTTCGACGACGCCTACCAGGGAAAGCCCGCGTACTTCGGCGCCGTCGATGAGGAGCTCCCCGCCCGCCAGCGCAGTGCGTTCGTCTTCGGCGGATCGGTGCCGGTGGACGACACCGCGACGACCTCGGCCGAGTGGGAGCGTCTGCCCCTGCTGCCGATCGAGCAGACCGGAGCGTTCCAGCTTCGCTGGGAGCCCGGCACCCTCACCGCGTATGTCGAGGTGACGGATGGATCGATGGATGACGGCGACGGCGTGACCTTCGACGTGGGCGGCCAGCAGTACGCCGTCGCCCGCGATGGGGAGGGCGACGTGTCCGCGTCGGTCACCGAGACCGAGACCGGTTACCGGGTCGTCGCGGCTCTCCCTCTCGGCGACGCCGATCTCGGCGAGGTGGTCCGCTTCGACGTGCGCATCGCCGACGGCGACTCCTCCGCCGGGTGGAACACCGCGGGCGAGCTGGGGAACCTCACGCTCGTCGAGCCGCTGTCCTTCGTCGAGGTCGTCGAGGCGTCGGAGACGCCGACCATCGACGGCGCCGTGGATGACGCGTGGGCCGCCGCGAACGCCGTGACCACCGACCGTCAGATCGAGGGCACCGCCGGTGCCACCGCATCGGTGCGGACCCTGTGGCAGGACAACGCCCTGTTCGTCCTCGCCGAGGTCGCCGACCCGGTGGTCGATGTCTCGGGTTCGGATCCCTGGATCCAGGACTCCGTGGAGATCTACGTCGACGCCGGCAACGTCAAGAACGGCTCCTACCGGTACGACGACACCCAGATCCGCATCAGTGCGGCCGGCGCGGTGTCGTTCGGAACCGGGGACGAGGCGTTCCAGCGGAACCGCGTGGAGTCGCAGGTGACCACCGTCGACGGCGGTTACGTCGTCGAGGCCCGCATCAGCCTGCTCGACTCGGGCGGCGAGGGGACGTTCCACGGTCTGGACTTCCAGGTCAACGACGCCTCCGACGGCGCGCGCACCGGCATCCGCAACTGGGCCGACCCCACCGGCGCCGGCTACCAGTCCACCGCCCGATGGGGCGTGGGAGAGCTGGTCGCCGCGGACGACACCACGCCCACCGAGCCCGGTGAGCCCACCACACCGACCGAGCCGGGCGCACCCGGTGAGCCCGGTACGCCGACCACGCCTCCGGCGCCGGGCGGATCGGACGGCGGCGCGGCGGACGACCCGGGCAACCCGCTCGCCTCGACCGGCGGCGGCCTGCCGATCGGCCTGGGCCTCGCGGGCCTGCTGGCCCTGCTCGCCGGCGCGATCCTCGTGCAGCGGCGACGGGAGCGGATGCAGGGCTGA